The following proteins come from a genomic window of Thermodesulforhabdaceae bacterium:
- a CDS encoding enoyl-CoA hydratase translates to MTDWLLWNQHDAVGIITLNRPEKRNALSIELMEQMIELLKRIGSDESVKVVIIKGAGPVFCAGHDLSDMVKEGADIHDFRKIFRVCSDMMWQIHQLPQPVIAQVHGIATAAGCQLVAACDLAVAETEAKFATPGVKIGLFCTTPMVPLVRVIGRRRAMEMLLTGRFVSAQEALAWGLVNKVVEKEKLEEETLNWAREIAQYSRFTLGLGKKAFYDQIDMDEYSAYRYAQEVIAMNCTAMDAREGICAFLEKRSPTWCNR, encoded by the coding sequence ATGACCGATTGGCTTCTTTGGAATCAACATGACGCTGTAGGAATTATTACCCTGAATCGACCCGAAAAGCGCAATGCTTTGTCCATCGAGCTTATGGAACAGATGATCGAGCTTTTGAAGCGCATTGGGTCGGATGAATCTGTAAAGGTAGTGATTATCAAAGGTGCAGGCCCTGTCTTTTGTGCGGGGCATGATCTCAGTGATATGGTAAAGGAAGGGGCTGATATTCACGATTTTCGTAAGATATTCAGAGTCTGTAGCGATATGATGTGGCAGATACATCAGCTTCCTCAGCCTGTTATTGCTCAGGTTCATGGCATAGCAACGGCTGCCGGTTGTCAGCTTGTTGCTGCCTGTGATCTGGCTGTTGCAGAAACTGAGGCAAAATTTGCAACTCCCGGGGTTAAAATTGGTCTTTTCTGCACCACTCCTATGGTGCCGCTTGTAAGAGTTATAGGAAGACGCAGAGCTATGGAAATGCTTTTGACAGGTAGATTCGTTTCCGCTCAGGAAGCTCTAGCCTGGGGGCTCGTTAACAAAGTTGTGGAAAAGGAAAAGCTGGAAGAAGAAACTCTGAATTGGGCGAGAGAAATAGCTCAATACAGCCGTTTTACTCTGGGACTTGGCAAAAAAGCCTTTTATGACCAAATCGATATGGACGAATACAGCGCCTATCGATACGCCCAGGAAGTCATCGCCATGAACTGCACGGCAATGGATGCCAGAGAAGGTATCTGCGCCTTTCTGGAGAAAAGATCCCCGACCTGGTGCAACAGATAA